In Vulpes lagopus strain Blue_001 chromosome 1, ASM1834538v1, whole genome shotgun sequence, a genomic segment contains:
- the DLK2 gene encoding protein delta homolog 2, with product MPSGCRCLHLVCLLCILGAPVQPAGADDCSSHCDLAHGCCAPDGSCRCDPGWEGLHCERCVRMPGCQHGTCHQPWQCICHSGWAGKFCDKDEHICTTQNPCRNGGQCVYDGGGEYHCVCPPSFHGHDCERKSGPCEQAGSPCRNGGQCQDDQGFALNFTCRCLVGFVGSRCEVNVDDCLMRPCANGATCLDGINRFSCLCPEGFAGRFCTVNLDDCASRPCQRGARCRDRVHDFDCLCPSGYGGKTCELILPVSEPATIVDIPLGTTSALAVPATGPVPHSVGAGLLRISVKEVVRRQEAGLGVSSLVAVVVFGALTAALVLSTMLLTLRARRRGVCPPGPCCYPAPHYAPACQDQECQVSMLPAGLPLSPDLPPEPGKTTAL from the exons ATGCCCAGCGGCTGCCGCTGTCTACATCTCGTGTGCCTGTTGTGCATCCTGGGGGCACCGGTTCAGCCTGCGGGAG CCGATGACTGCAGCTCCCACTGTGACCTGGCCCACGGCTGCTGTGCGCCTGACGGCTCCTGCAG GTGTGATCCAGGCTGGGAAGGGCTGCACTGTGAGCGCTGCGTGAGAATGCCTGGCTGCCAGCATGGGACCTGTCACCAGCCCTGGCAGTGCATCTGTCATAGTGGCTGGGCAGGCAAGTTCTGTGACAAAG ATGAGCACATCTGTACCACACAGAACCCCTGTCGGAATGGTGGCCAGTGTGTCTACGATGGGGGTGGCGAGTACCACTGTGTGTGTCCACCAAGTTTCCATGGACATGACTGCGAGCGCAAGTCTGGACCCTGTGAACAGGCAGG CTCCCCATGCCGGAATGGTGGGCAATGCCAGGATGACCAGGGCTTTGCTCTCAACTTCACCTGCCGCTGCCTGGTAGGCTTTGTGGGTTCTCGCTGTGAGGTCAATGTAGACGACTGTCTGATGAGACCTTGTGCCAATGGCGCCACCTGCCTGGATGGCATAAACcgcttctcctgcctctgccctgagGGCTTTGCTGGTCGCTTCTGCACAGTCAACCTGGATGACTGTGCCAGCCGTCCGTGCCAGAGAGGGGCCCGCTGTCGGGACCGCGTCCATGACTTTGACTGTCTCTGCCCCAGCGGCTATGGTGGCAAGACCTGCGAGCTCATCTTACCTGTCTCAGAACCCGCCACCATAGTGGACATCCCCTTGGGGACCACCTCGGCTCTGGCAGTACCTGCCACAGGGCCTGTCCCCCACAGCGTGGGGGCGGGTCTGCTGCGCATCTCAGTGAAAGAGGTGGTGCGGAGGCAAGAGGCTGGGCTAGGTGTATCTAGCCTGGTGGCTGTGGTGGTCTTTGGGGCCCTCACCGCCGCCCTGGTCCTGTCCACAATGTTGCTGACCCTGAGGGCCCGGCGCCGGGGTGTATGCCCCCCCGGACCCTGTTGCTACCCTGCCCCACACTATGCCCCGGCATGCCAGGACCAGGAGTGTCAGGTTAGCATGCTGCCGGCAGGGCTCCCCCTGTCACCTGACCTGCCCCCTGAGCCTGGAAAGACCACAGCACTGTGA